The genomic stretch ttttttttattttgtttacagcTGCATGCAAATTACTTTAAATTCTCATGGAAGCTGGAATAAGTAGCCTCTTATTGACCGTCTCTATAGGTGGGCAAAGAAAGTTGCTGAAATGCTGATAATTCTGCCTGTAACCGAATATAATGCAAACTGCATGCAGTGGGGGATTAGCATTGTATGCAGCAGTTGTGGATAATGCACGTGGGAGCGCAGTAATTATTGCTCTGTGTGTGTTTTGCTTTCCTGACACAGGAGCTGTTTGTGAAGTACCTGGCCTCATATTCCTATAGGAACGGCACTGGAAAGGAAGACAGCACCCTGACCTATGACGACTTGTCCAACACGGCAGAGAAGTCAGACACCTTCCAGTTTCTCTCCGGTAGGTGAAAGATGTCCCCGCCCACCGTTCCTCTCAGTGAACAACCACAAGCCTTTggacacagagccttctgtcatgctgcccgtacactttggaactccctgacacacccaatcaggacagctccatccctggaagcatttaaagggaaccttaaccaagAGGGATACAGatgttaccttttaaacaataccagttgattgTCAGTccggctgatctctttgactgcagtagtggctgaatcatatacctgaaacaagcatgtagctaatccagtctgacttcagtcagagcacctgatctgcatgcttgttcaggggctgtggctaaaagtattagagacacaggatcagcaggagagtcaggcaactggtattattttaaaaggaaaaatccatatcctcctcagtttaggttccctttaaagagaatctgtactgtaaaattcttacaataaaaagcataccattctattcattgtgttctcctgggccactctgtgctgtttctgccactccctgcttcaatcctggcttgtaattgccatttttatgcagtgtttacaaacaaaagacatggctatgtgatacgctgagagtagctcagtgtgtgagtcatacagagtgtgcagggggcctagagagggtgtgcatagctcctatccaatcacaagcagcacagcacattccagcctgactgcctcagcctgacagaaggtacagattagatcatataacagagataacacagccactgtgcaaataggaaaagctgcagtaagacagagcacattagaacagctataggaacataggatagaagaaataaggctcaacattttgttagtctctttaaagcggctcAGAGACTAAGGACAGTACagctttgatacttacctgaggcttcctcccgtcccataaacacgtctaagtcccacgccatcctcccgcggtctgctgttcagtcGCGTTGAGTTCCGATACTAGCATCAGGATTGTAACCAACTATCTGGAGCATGCTCTGTGGGGAATTAGGGGGTGCCTGAGGTAAGGGGTATCGTCGGGGACGGAGCCATGGAGGTCTGCACTATAAAGCAGGCAAGACCTCTGCCAAGAGGTAAGCTAAAGTAGTGAGAAAAAGAGGTGAGAGGGAAGAAAGAAGAGAAAAGGACCAAGAAAGCAAGAGAACAGGAAAAGGAAGGAAGATAGTAGAAATAGGATGGGATCCATCTCATAGCCTCTATGGAGGTTCAAGTTCAATCCAGGGATTCCAAGTTCTGTATCTGTAGGATACTAGTGCGTTTTTCGTTAACCCTATAAGAATCCATCCTAGCTTTGACTTCCTCAAAGTTTATAGAAGGTTTCTTCCAGAAAATACTAAGGAGGACAACTTGTTTTGGTAAGTAGTAATTGTGTCAATTTTCTCATGTAGGAGTGCCTGACAAGGGGTTCCTCCAAATCAGTTTGTGGAAGAGGGCAGACAATAACTTGTAGACTTGGCTCCAGAGCCTAATAAGATGGGGGCAGGACCACCAGATGTGTTATATGCCCCCTGTTACTCTACATCCCCTGAAGCAGAAGGAGTTAGCTGAAGGGAAAACTTTGGCTATCCTGGCCGGGGCCAGGTCATGATTTTGTAGGCtgcttcaattttgtgttagtgttgggattagagtgtgagctcctctgaggacagtcagtgacatgactatgtattctgtaaagtgctgcagaagatgtcagtaatatacaaatacatgataataatatggtaggggcgttcgactatgactatggtagggattagattgtgtgctcctctgacaggcagttacatgactatgtactatgtaaagtgctgcagaagatgtcagtgctatataaatacataataatatggtaggacattagactatgacaatggtaggattagagtgtgagctcctctgaggacagtcagtgacatgactatgtactctgtaaagtgctgcagaagatgtcagtactatacaaatacaataataatTTGCTTTGATCACTTCCTGCTTTTAGCTTAGAGAGGAAGCAGAATTGACACACGATCATGACCAGCAGATCAGAGACTTACGAATCTATGACTCGATGAAACTGATCTCGCGCTGCTCCATGCGTTCCGCTACACACCAGTATAATGATTTATTCTTGTAAGGTGAAAACGCAGCATgtaacatgtttatttcattgcCAGACATTCTACCCAAGAAAATCTTGGCCAGCGACTATCTGAAGACACTGAAGAAAGTGGATGAGGATGGTTATGtggaagaggagggggaggaggaggatgatgatgaggagGAAGAAGGAGAAGAGGGGGATGAAGATGAAGATAGCGTTGATTCTGATGATGATGCAGATGAAGACTATGAACAAGATGACAAcgatgatgaggaggaggaggatgaagacgATTAATGCCCATCTTTCTATTGGATGAACTCTGTATACTTGATCGGTTTattttttgatgtgtttttttctatgtGAAAACGGTGACTTTGCTGCTGCCAATCTGAGCAATAAAATGCCCTTCCcaaagtcttttttttaaaaaagactccTTTCGTATTTCAGATGAGTTCTGCTCGGCTGTTACGTAACAGGTGcttgggggaatttttttttacagttaaagtgc from Hyperolius riggenbachi isolate aHypRig1 chromosome 5, aHypRig1.pri, whole genome shotgun sequence encodes the following:
- the CHRAC1 gene encoding chromatin accessibility complex protein 1, coding for MAESQTRVVTLPLSRIRVIMKSSPDVSSINPDALVLTAKATELFVKYLASYSYRNGTGKEDSTLTYDDLSNTAEKSDTFQFLSDILPKKILASDYLKTLKKVDEDGYVEEEGEEEDDDEEEEGEEGDEDEDSVDSDDDADEDYEQDDNDDEEEEDEDD